The nucleotide window gctccggtttcccccacagtccaaagacatgcaggttaggttaactggtgactctaaattgagcgtaggtgtgaatgtgagtgtgaatggttgtctgtgtctatgtgtcagccctgtgatgacctggcgacttgtccagggtgtaccccgcctttcgcccgtagtcagctgggataggctccagcttgcctgcgaccctgtagaaggataaagcggctacagataattttatatatatatatatatatatatatatatataaatataaataaaacaagttttaatacttaaagaatgtaaacaaaccggagaaatgacaggagcaatttgtgaaaaatgctgcaataataattcttgaagaataaattaaaaaaaaaaaaggtacgttcttaccatcaaatactttcattccatattttgctgctttttgtatttttttgcggttttgttttcgagtagtgtttttattcggtcagagcgtgcgatttctcatacccagtgaatgtggatagaataaaaaaaaatattatcaaACGGATTCATTTGTCCTTTTGGAAACATAGCAGGCCGTCGTGATTGCTGTaagttcgtctgcagtttgtgtcAAACCTACCTGCGTGCGTGCGTAAACCGTCTCTCCGAAGCATACACGCTTCGGATCATTTTCCAGTATTGTTGATCTGTACAGGCTGAACAATCCTGGTTCTCCTTGTTGTCGTGTTTGGTTCTACTCGAGTAGCCGAGGGATTTTCAGTATTTAATGATAAAAGACAAGCTTAGCTGTCTTATGTTTGAGCGTATTTCTTTCTTCAGCAATATGAGGATCTGTAGCACGGCCTCGAGAGTTTAAATTTCAGTAAACTGATTCGAACTCTGTCTTTGAGACTCTCGCCTGTTCCCTGGTTCAGCCCCGAGGCCACGGAATGTGCTGTGCACACCGTGTGTGTTAATAAACCCAAGCCAAGCTAAATCATTCCACCCACCTGATGACAGGACAGAAGGTTCCTTCATCAGGTGGTGATAGACGTGAACGTTGCGCTTGATTTACGAGCCGTGGGTGGAACACAATCTATCAAACTCGCTGAAAGTATGACACCCGGATATTGAGCAATCAAGCTCGACTGCTGGTTTTCTCACTCTCACCTTTTCGATCGCCTTGTTTCTTGTGCGCCGTCGGTGTCGCCTCCCTCCTGACTCCGTTTGGCGTGCCGATACAGTGCCCGTCGCTCATCTTATGGCCGCTGAAGGTCGACGGAGGCTGTATCTGCTGGTACTCCGTTCCTGAAGGAGGTGTAATGCCCTGGCAGAGGTAGTCTGATGGCCTGGAGTAACTGTTACCGTTTTCCATGCAGTCAGTACACAGGACTGGAACATCAAAACCTCCTGAAAGGTGAAGGAAGGAAGTGACGAGTTCATGTTCCGACACTGAAAAGATAACATTTTTTCTATCTTTTATTGACTAGAGCAAGGTAGACCCTAAATCCGACCTCTAGCCAAGGTCGAGCCCAAGATGTGCAACAGAAGAGGCACTCCTGAAACTTTTTAGTCCTTGTAAGTAAGCAAGCGTCCCCCATCGAGCCATAGTTCTGATCCCAGCTGCATTAAGCCTCGGtcgcaaccggccgtacgtgctcctacggccggtctacatacaaaaaacgcaagaaacgcacggagggcgcgcgtgacgtgctgattttcgagccgtagaccggccgcagaggttcttcgtcatgtcaaacaaactctacgggcgcttacgttttttcaggttgcaagacaaacgtacggccaacgtgcgtctttctccacgaacaaaaaaaacgcagcgatttgggaaatgccaaaaaatcgtacgtccggttgtgacctaggctttacgttTTACTGTAAAGAAGGCTCACCGTTGCTGTGTGTGTGGCCACTTGGCTGGGATCCTCCGCTGGACTCGACTCTTATGCACACGTCCTGCCTCTCAGATAGCGTCCCCTGTGAGGACAGGTAGCTTGGGACATCAGGAGGAACGATGGTCTCATCTGTCGGAAATGACAAGGAAAAACTTTCGCGTTTTTTACTCCTCAAAAGGACAGACCTCTGAGGTCGTGAAGTATTTAAAAGACTAGCCGAGTTCTGCTACGCACCCGTGTTGACGCTGCACTCTTCGCTCTTCTTCCTCGTCTGGTAGATGATGCACACCCACACCAAAGAGGTCGCCACGACACTCGTCACCACGGCGATCACGACGATGCCTATGGTGACTGCCCCTGAATTGGCGTTCACTTGGCAGTTGGCACCAGGGCGCTGGATTACGGTCAGGCTGCACTGGGCACGCTCCGTCCCGAGAGGGTTGGACATGACGCACGTGTAGCGGCCGGCGTCCTCCGGTGTGGTGCTGCTGATCACCAGGAGCTGGTTGGCGTGGGTGAAGTGGTGTCGCTCACTGGGCTGCAGTGGTTCGCCACTCCGCAGCCATGTGATACGTGGAGGGGGGCTACCCACGGCCTTGCACTGCAGCGCCACCGCCTCGCCCAGCACCACACTCCGGTCCTCCATCCCCTGCAGCAGGTGGGGCATTTCTGAGGAGGGCACACAGATACACGGGGGAGATTTTAGCTTCAGCCAATCACAAATGAAGAAGGGTAGTGAATCACGATTACACGAATGTCTTCATTTCATCAAGAAAAGCGCCAACTAAGAACAAAATCATGGAAATTGTTTTGAAAAAATGTTCGAGCTCCACCACCTAGAACACAAAACAAGCTTTAGTTGTCACTTGTTTGCTCTGTCTGACCAATAAGCAACGTTCTGTAAGGCAAGCGTCACCTCAGAAGTTCCTTGGTGATGGGACTAAACTATTTCCATGAACTACAATCCATGAGCTCTAACTGGCCCTGGTTCCTTGGATGGGAACATCCCAAAAGATCCTGGATTCCTGGTCAACTTTCTGGGTAGAAAAGATGTAAGCAGTTTATGCCTCCAAAGTATGGTATTGTTTACATCGTGTGAAAAccgaaaaaaaaatacagttgtttatatttggagtaaaaaaaaagtccaaagtcATGATTTTAGTTTTGAAAGAAAAGATGAGATAGAAATCACCCAAGTGTAGTGTCTGATTTGGCTTCATGTCTGAAGGTCGCCTGCAGGTAGCTGTGTTGGGTGGTGATGAGTTTGTGTTCAGCATCGCCTCCGTTACTGAAGAATCTGAGACTGTCGCTGCAGCAGTAATCAGCAGCTGAACTCAGGCCTGAGAAAAGCTCTTAGATCCCACTGCTAAAGCCCTCCGTCCTGTCCCCCGGCCTCTCTGTGACCTCTCCGCCCTTTCACCTCTCACCCCAGAAACAAGGCCACAGCTGCACCAGCGAGACCAAAACTCAAAACATTCTTTCATGCAGCGGAGAGGATCTGGGTTTGGCCAAATCCCAGCAGCTTTCGAAGCTCAAAATGATTTTCTTTCTGAGTGTATAAAAACCCAGCAGGACTATCTCTGCTAAACTAAACCCAACAGAACCTTATTTCAGTGTGTAAACCCGACAGGCCGTTCCCTCAGTGCCCGGACTAAACCCGACAGGCCGTTCCCTCAGTGCCCAGACTAAACCCGACAGGccgttccctcagtgtcaggaCGAAACCCGACAGGCCGTTCATAGCAGTGTCTAGACTAAACCCAAGATTATTTTCTCTGTGTGTTTCAACTAAACCCAACAGGCCGTTCTCTCAGTGCCCGGACTAAACCTGACAGGCCGTTCATAGCAGTGCCTAGACTAAACCCAAGATTATTTTATCTGTGTTTCAACTAAACCTGACAGGTCGTTCCCTCAGTGCCCGGACTACACCCGACAGACCGTTCCCTCAGTGTCTAGACTAAACCCGACAGGACTTTATATCAACGTCTAGACTAAACCCAAGATTATTTTATCTGTGTGTTCCAACTAAACCCAACAGGCAGTTCTCTCAGTGCCAGGACTAAACCCAACAGGCAGTTCTCTCAGTGCCAGGACTAAACCCAACAGGCAGTTCTCTCAGTGCCCGGACTAAACCCAAGAGGTCGTTCTCTCAGTGCATGGACTAAACCCGACAGGCCGTTCCCTCAGTGCTGGGACAAAACCCGACAGGCCTTTCTCTCAGTGTCTAGACTAAACTCGACAGGCCGTTCCCTCAGTGCCGGGACGAAACCCGACAGGACGTTCCCTCAGTGCCCGGACTAAACCCGACAGGACGTTCCCTCCGTGCCCGGACTAAACCCGACAGGACGTTCCCTCAGTGCCCGGACTAAACCCGACAGGACGTTTCCTCGGTGCCGGGACGAAACCCAACAGGCCTTTCTCTCAGTGTCTAGACTAAACCCAAGATTATTTTCTCTGTGTGTTTCAGTTAAACCCAACAGGCCGTTCTCTCAGTGCATGGACTAAACCCAACAGGCCGTTCCCTCAGTGCCGGGATGAAACCCAACAGGCCGTTCCCTCAGTGCCTGGATTAAACCCAACAGGCCTTTCTCTCGGTGTCTAGACTAAACCCGACAGGACTTTCTCTGTGTCTAGACTAAACCCAAGAGGATTTTCTCTGTGTGTTTCGACTAAACCCAGCAGGACTTTCTCTCAGTGTCTAAACCGACATaacctcatggttagagaagcagctttgggatcaaaaggtcatcggttcgattccctggaccagcaggaatgtctgaagtatccttgagcaaggcacctaacgcccaactgctctccagactGCTCCGGgcgtgttgtacgtcgctctggataagagtgtctgctaaatgcctgtaacgtaatgTAAACCCAGCAGGACTTTCTCAGTCTTTCAATGAAACTCAACAGAACTCTGTGTTTAGATTAAACCAAACCCTTACCCAGCACGGTGAGCGTGACGTTGGCAGAGATCATGCCCGCCGTGTTTCTGGCCGTGCAGCTGTACACACCCATGTCCTCAGGCTTCACTTGCATGATGAAGAACACGTCATCGTCAGGCATCACCTCCATGCGCCGCTCACGGGCTGCTGGGAAATCTGTCCCACCGTCTTTCTGCCAAGCAACCTGCGGAGGTGGATAACCTTTCGCCGCGCACTCCAGACGAGCCTTCGCGCCAGCTCGGATGGTGAGGTCACTTGGGGTCTTCACAAAGGAAGGTAGCACTGTGGATGTGTGTATGGAAAAAGTGAAGAATTAGCCAAGGACAAATTTATTCCTGCATGAAACACAGACTAATTCAGTTGGATTTGGGAAATGGGTTCGACATGAAGCCATGACATAAatcaataaatagaataaaatgtCTAAATACAATCAATTTGCATCTGCTGGACTGGCTGATAGGCTGTGCAAGAGTCACTGTCTGCACAGCATCGGCGCTAAATCAATTTGTCCCAAATGTGCTTGGACAGAGCGGTCaggaaagagggagggagggagggagggccaCTCATCACATTTCTGTCCTGAAGCTAAGTCCAGGTCTGTTCTTTAAGTTTGCAAATAATTCCCGAACCTAAATGCTATCAGGATGAAGTGATCTGAAACGGCAACATGTGGTAACACACTTCTTCATTAAAAACATGAGCGTTTATGTTTTGTTTCACTTCGGGACATTTTTCCACTCCATAACTACAGGAACCTACGGCACCAGAAAACTGGAATCGTGCTTTTTTTGGCCACCATTCCAGGTTTCGGTTGTATGGTTTGGGAAAGCTGTTCGTTAATTCGGTGGCTGATCTTTGGGCCAGTTCTTGGTTTAGAGTTCATGCTTCGTGCGGTAGATATGTAAAATATGACATTAGCATTTATTATCACGCCCAGACATCACAGATGTAAATTAGCCGAGTAGCTAGCTCTGGTACAGTGTAAAGAGTAACGTCaactgaaaaaaaacccaaacatcaTATTGAAGATAAGATAACTTCAAATACAGCTCCCACTGCCCcttaaagtgtaaaaataaaacgtACCGCTGATGCTGAGTCGCGCCTTGTTGGAGTAGGTGGAGCCGAAGTGATTGGAGATGACGCATTGGTAGCGGCCCTCGTCCTCGAACTTGACGTTGCGGAGATGGAGGACAGTTGTGTACTCCATGATGCCTGCTCCGTCTCTGGAGGGAGAGTGGGCGAAGTTCTCGACGTGGGCATGAGGCAGGGGCTCCTGGTCTTTCCGCCATGTGAAGGTCATGGGCGAGCTGCTGCTGCTGACCGCCATGCACGTTAAACGCACGTCTTTGCCCAACACGCCGGCTGTCGGTGTGGGATGAACCAGAATCTGAGGCTTGGGTAGGTCATCTATCAGGGGGCAGgagaacatgcacaagtcagcggGTTAAAGAAGTGGCATGCGTCCAGGACACTCAAAGATTCCAATGTCGTACAGATTTGTGAGTAATTGTGTATTCTCGACTAACAACTTGTGACTAAAAGTTTTGCGTGACTTGATGTGCTGGATTCCTGACAATCAGTCCTATATTTCCATGGATGTCAAATCGTGTCAGATCAAAATCTCCAGTCGAGACTGGTCCAAACCCAAACCTAACACACTTAATCCAAGTCATTAAGTCCATCAGGACTGGAGTATGTAATGTAACAGAACGCGCAATGATGCCCACCACAAACGAAGCTCTGTGCTGGAGCTTGGAAGATGCTGGTGCCCTTCAGGCTCTCGGGGTGTGCGCACGTGGCGTGGACGCCAGCCTGGAGCTCTCGCGCCACCACCCACTCAGGAAACCAGTGCAGCTGGCAATCGCACAGGAAACTATCGCTCAAGATCTCGCTGGAGACACAAAGAGAGATTTTTAAGGAGACTATCAGACTGAGCGAGAGAATTAAAACACAGTTTTGCCTCTGTTTAAACACTAACCGCTAATAAATTTGAGTTTTGAGAAAATAAAAACGCATTAAATGACTCCAAAGCATGTCGGTGTGTGCT belongs to Neoarius graeffei isolate fNeoGra1 chromosome 26, fNeoGra1.pri, whole genome shotgun sequence and includes:
- the lrig1 gene encoding leucine-rich repeats and immunoglobulin-like domains protein 1 isoform X3 is translated as MLTAVDTDILSNLPNLKEVRLDHNELTSIPEFGSASPAIVTLHLHHNKISSVQGSRLRNLTHLETLDLSNNDIIDVREHCFPRGLRVRELSLSGNKIVHLEFGAFRNLNDTLQVLRLGRNRLTQLPVKGLELPRLTQLDLSRNRLRLIEGLTFQGLSNLEVLKLQRNNISKLTDGAFFGLARMRTLHLDYNSLKEVNSGSLYGLQSLLHLHLSNNSIASFNPEGWRFCERLRELHLGHNNLTKLAEGSFVKLANLQTLQLSHNSISYIAEGAFRGLSSLRLLELDHNDISGTIEDTSGAFTGLKKLRKLTLFGNRIKSVAKKAFSGLEALEHLNLGGNAILSILPDAFNNMKNLRTLEILSDSFLCDCQLHWFPEWVVARELQAGVHATCAHPESLKGTSIFQAPAQSFVCDDLPKPQILVHPTPTAGVLGKDVRLTCMAVSSSSSPMTFTWRKDQEPLPHAHVENFAHSPSRDGAGIMEYTTVLHLRNVKFEDEGRYQCVISNHFGSTYSNKARLSISVLPSFVKTPSDLTIRAGAKARLECAAKGYPPPQVAWQKDGGTDFPAARERRMEVMPDDDVFFIMQVKPEDMGVYSCTARNTAGMISANVTLTVLEMPHLLQGMEDRSVVLGEAVALQCKAVGSPPPRITWLRSGEPLQPSERHHFTHANQLLVISSTTPEDAGRYTCVMSNPLGTERAQCSLTVIQRPGANCQVNANSGAVTIGIVVIAVVTSVVATSLVWVCIIYQTRKKSEECSVNTDETIVPPDVPSYLSSQGTLSERQDVCIRVESSGGSQPSGHTHSNGGFDVPVLCTDCMENGNSYSRPSDYLCQGITPPSGTEYQQIQPPSTFSGHKMSDGHCIGTPNGVRREATPTAHKKQGDRKGSVTSRTGTPSPSESHHRPAKPCSVPDTCTDAELTKTLLPNGHTHSSETAPLRRASD
- the lrig1 gene encoding leucine-rich repeats and immunoglobulin-like domains protein 1 isoform X2, which produces MAAAAAGQAALYSLVTLELFIIIIITQGSSSALPCSQNCTCTLDTADCSRRKLIGIPAELPDRTVCLNLSHNMLTAVDTDILSNLPNLKEVRLDHNELTSIPEFGSASPAIVTLHLHHNKISSVQGSRLRNLTHLETLDLSNNDIIDVREHCFPRGLRVRELSLSGNKIVHLEFGAFRNLNDTLQVLRLGRNRLTQLPVKGLELPRLTQLDLSRNRLRLIEGLTFQGLSNLEVLKLQRNNISKLTDGAFFGLARMRTLHLDYNSLKEVNSGSLYGLQSLLHLHLSNNSIASFNPEGWRFCERLRELHLGHNNLTKLAEGSFVKLANLQTLQLSHNSISYIAEGAFRGLSSLRLLELDHNDISGTIEDTSGAFTGLKKLRKLTLFGNRIKSVAKKAFSGLEALEHLNLGGNAILSILPDAFNNMKNLRTLEILSDSFLCDCQLHWFPEWVVARELQAGVHATCAHPESLKGTSIFQAPAQSFVCDDLPKPQILVHPTPTAGVLGKDVRLTCMAVSSSSSPMTFTWRKDQEPLPHAHVENFAHSPSRDGAGIMEYTTVLHLRNVKFEDEGRYQCVISNHFGSTYSNKARLSISVLPSFVKTPSDLTIRAGAKARLECAAKGYPPPQVAWQKDGGTDFPAARERRMEVMPDDDVFFIMQVKPEDMGVYSCTARNTAGMISANVTLTVLEMPHLLQGMEDRSVVLGEAVALQCKAVGSPPPRITWLRSGEPLQPSERHHFTHANQLLVISSTTPEDAGRYTCVMSNPLGTERAQCSLTVIQRPGANCQVNANSGAVTIGIVVIAVVTSVVATSLVWVCIIYQTRKKSEECSVNTDETIVPPDVPSYLSSQGTLSERQDVCIRVESSGGSQPSGHTHSNGGFDVPVLCTDCMENGNSYSRPSDYLCQGITPPSGTEYQQIQPPSTFSGHKMSDGHCIGTPNGVRREATPTAHKKQGDRKGSVTSRTGTPSPSESHHRPAKPCSVPDTCTDAELTKTLLPNGHTHSSETAPLRRASD
- the lrig1 gene encoding leucine-rich repeats and immunoglobulin-like domains protein 1 isoform X1: MAYRTEFSRPDVELPEVEYPDVYNYLINFPSLFSGEALRAYKSLHSYLYRNSGFVSDSDVASCKQESSLDGNLSHNMLTAVDTDILSNLPNLKEVRLDHNELTSIPEFGSASPAIVTLHLHHNKISSVQGSRLRNLTHLETLDLSNNDIIDVREHCFPRGLRVRELSLSGNKIVHLEFGAFRNLNDTLQVLRLGRNRLTQLPVKGLELPRLTQLDLSRNRLRLIEGLTFQGLSNLEVLKLQRNNISKLTDGAFFGLARMRTLHLDYNSLKEVNSGSLYGLQSLLHLHLSNNSIASFNPEGWRFCERLRELHLGHNNLTKLAEGSFVKLANLQTLQLSHNSISYIAEGAFRGLSSLRLLELDHNDISGTIEDTSGAFTGLKKLRKLTLFGNRIKSVAKKAFSGLEALEHLNLGGNAILSILPDAFNNMKNLRTLEILSDSFLCDCQLHWFPEWVVARELQAGVHATCAHPESLKGTSIFQAPAQSFVCDDLPKPQILVHPTPTAGVLGKDVRLTCMAVSSSSSPMTFTWRKDQEPLPHAHVENFAHSPSRDGAGIMEYTTVLHLRNVKFEDEGRYQCVISNHFGSTYSNKARLSISVLPSFVKTPSDLTIRAGAKARLECAAKGYPPPQVAWQKDGGTDFPAARERRMEVMPDDDVFFIMQVKPEDMGVYSCTARNTAGMISANVTLTVLEMPHLLQGMEDRSVVLGEAVALQCKAVGSPPPRITWLRSGEPLQPSERHHFTHANQLLVISSTTPEDAGRYTCVMSNPLGTERAQCSLTVIQRPGANCQVNANSGAVTIGIVVIAVVTSVVATSLVWVCIIYQTRKKSEECSVNTDETIVPPDVPSYLSSQGTLSERQDVCIRVESSGGSQPSGHTHSNGGFDVPVLCTDCMENGNSYSRPSDYLCQGITPPSGTEYQQIQPPSTFSGHKMSDGHCIGTPNGVRREATPTAHKKQGDRKGSVTSRTGTPSPSESHHRPAKPCSVPDTCTDAELTKTLLPNGHTHSSETAPLRRASD